From a region of the Streptomyces sp. NBC_00193 genome:
- a CDS encoding vanadium-dependent haloperoxidase yields MPENVRTPRRALRSATLRSATRRVALRHRALATAVVLAATGTVLAAAPQPAQAALPAQSIADPVHYWNDVLQNVFRRVGGGPVPMARSAAMMNAAIYDAESSYQLKWKGKITSEPYIKAENYLGWAEGPDEEERVIGRTAYNILLGLYGNKQSRYADQTQYLDSRFRERFGTEPTAGDFLDLTVVGPMVKQMTDARTGDGSDNPQVYVGDNKPGAWRPTSYPDMPDASCDEDSDAISPFYGQVKPFSLASGSQFRPTTLTQYGSYEALVASDAYKQQVAAVRAAGADKPTAATPVINRTPDQLAAAWFWANDNNGTYKPPGHMLQATREVAKARGLGVYANARLFALVSLAMADTGIAVRDAKFATPIDLWRPVSAVREGGLDPQWKPLLKSPTGVNVSPCFPAYVSGHASFGGAWAGVMKRYFGSDNISFDLTTDEPQAPVKTRHFTSFSAAGKEDADSRIWLGVHYPWDATDGLVLGDKVANQVFTTKLRTL; encoded by the coding sequence ATGCCCGAGAACGTCCGCACCCCTCGCCGCGCGCTGCGCAGCGCCACCCTGCGCAGCGCCACCCGCCGGGTCGCCCTCCGGCACCGCGCCCTGGCGACCGCGGTCGTCCTGGCGGCGACCGGAACCGTCCTCGCCGCCGCCCCCCAGCCCGCCCAGGCCGCGCTGCCGGCGCAGTCGATAGCCGACCCCGTGCACTACTGGAACGACGTGCTGCAGAACGTCTTCCGCCGGGTCGGCGGCGGGCCCGTCCCGATGGCCCGCTCGGCCGCGATGATGAACGCCGCGATCTACGACGCGGAGTCCTCGTACCAGCTGAAGTGGAAGGGCAAGATCACCTCGGAGCCGTACATCAAGGCGGAGAACTACCTGGGCTGGGCCGAGGGCCCGGACGAGGAGGAACGCGTCATCGGCCGGACGGCCTACAACATCCTCCTCGGCCTCTACGGCAACAAGCAGAGCCGCTACGCGGACCAGACGCAGTACCTCGACTCGCGCTTCCGCGAGCGCTTCGGCACCGAGCCCACCGCCGGCGACTTCCTCGACCTCACCGTGGTCGGCCCGATGGTCAAGCAGATGACCGACGCCCGCACCGGCGACGGCTCCGACAACCCCCAGGTCTACGTGGGGGACAACAAGCCGGGCGCCTGGCGGCCGACGAGCTACCCGGACATGCCCGACGCCTCCTGCGACGAGGACAGCGACGCGATCAGCCCGTTCTACGGCCAGGTCAAGCCGTTCTCGCTGGCCTCCGGCTCCCAGTTCCGCCCCACCACCCTGACCCAGTACGGCTCGTACGAGGCCCTGGTGGCGAGCGACGCGTACAAGCAGCAGGTCGCGGCGGTCCGCGCGGCCGGCGCCGACAAGCCCACCGCGGCCACCCCGGTGATCAACCGGACCCCGGACCAGCTCGCCGCCGCCTGGTTCTGGGCCAACGACAACAACGGCACCTACAAGCCGCCGGGCCACATGCTCCAGGCCACCCGCGAGGTGGCCAAGGCCCGCGGCCTCGGGGTCTACGCCAACGCCCGCCTCTTCGCCCTCGTCTCCCTCGCCATGGCCGACACCGGGATCGCGGTCCGCGACGCCAAGTTCGCCACCCCCATCGACCTGTGGCGGCCCGTCTCGGCGGTCCGCGAAGGCGGCCTCGACCCCCAGTGGAAGCCGCTGCTGAAGAGCCCGACGGGCGTCAACGTCAGCCCCTGCTTCCCCGCGTACGTCTCCGGCCACGCCTCCTTCGGCGGCGCCTGGGCCGGGGTGATGAAGCGCTACTTCGGCAGCGACAACATCTCCTTCGACCTCACCACCGACGAACCGCAGGCCCCGGTCAAGACCCGCCACTTCACCAGCTTCAGCGCAGCCGGCAAGGAGGACGCCGACAGCCGCATCTGGCTCGGCGTCCACTACCCGTGGGACGCCACGGACGGCCTCGTCCTCGGCGACAAGGTCGCGAACCAGGTCTTCACCACCAAGCTCCGCACCCTCTGA
- a CDS encoding CdaR family transcriptional regulator, which produces MADGAALAEHMAGYVEILLDACVTGRRLSRAELDSRRVQGTRAAEAGLALRGLIRDHLTAARELQPRLPSGATGALLAAVEQAVDAFAEGYERAQHQAVRQEEAARREFIDDLLYGGSDLGRLVERAERFGLRLSQAHAVAVAEGPEPYGDGYPVARGIEETVLARFGNRQLLLTTKDGRLICVAPGDQPDVLAFFGKQAYAATGGGRVAIGRSHPGAGGVVHSYEEALNALELAERMGLEGPVLHAADLLVYPVLTRDRQAMADLVESVLGPLRNGRGGAQPFIDTLTAYFDSGCVATEAARHLSLSVRALTYRLERIHTLTDADPTNPANRYTLQTAVIGARLLGWPGEAGA; this is translated from the coding sequence ATGGCCGACGGGGCCGCACTGGCGGAGCATATGGCGGGGTACGTCGAAATCCTGCTCGACGCCTGCGTCACGGGTCGTAGGCTCAGCCGTGCCGAGCTGGATTCCCGCAGGGTGCAGGGCACACGGGCTGCGGAGGCGGGACTGGCCCTGCGCGGGCTCATCCGGGACCATCTGACTGCGGCGCGGGAGCTACAGCCGCGATTGCCGTCCGGGGCTACGGGAGCGCTGTTGGCCGCTGTAGAGCAGGCCGTGGACGCCTTCGCCGAAGGGTACGAACGGGCCCAGCACCAGGCAGTGCGGCAGGAGGAGGCCGCGCGCCGGGAGTTCATCGACGATCTGCTGTACGGCGGCAGTGATCTGGGGAGGCTGGTCGAGCGGGCCGAACGGTTCGGGCTGCGGCTGTCGCAGGCCCACGCGGTCGCGGTTGCCGAGGGCCCGGAGCCGTACGGTGACGGCTACCCGGTGGCCAGGGGGATCGAAGAGACCGTCCTGGCCCGGTTCGGCAACCGGCAGCTCCTGCTGACCACGAAGGATGGGCGGCTGATCTGCGTGGCCCCCGGTGATCAGCCGGATGTGCTCGCCTTCTTCGGCAAGCAGGCGTACGCCGCCACCGGCGGCGGGCGGGTTGCCATAGGCCGTTCCCACCCAGGGGCCGGAGGGGTCGTCCACTCGTATGAGGAGGCCCTCAACGCCCTCGAACTGGCGGAGAGGATGGGTCTGGAGGGCCCGGTGCTGCACGCCGCCGACCTGCTGGTCTACCCGGTCCTGACCCGGGACCGGCAAGCCATGGCAGACCTGGTGGAAAGCGTGCTCGGCCCTCTGCGGAACGGGCGCGGCGGTGCCCAACCCTTCATCGACACGCTCACCGCCTACTTCGACAGCGGATGCGTGGCGACCGAGGCGGCCCGCCACCTGTCGCTGAGCGTGCGTGCCCTGACCTACCGGCTGGAGCGCATCCACACCCTCACCGACGCCGACCCGACCAACCCCGCGAACCGGTACACCCTTCAGACCGCGGTCATCGGCGCCCGCCTCCTGGGCTGGCCGGGCGAAGCCGGGGCCTGA
- a CDS encoding DM13 domain-containing protein yields the protein MTALALPAALLLGLGLYWFQPWKLWQNATVHESLPSTSSSSPTLSPTAQATPQPLAQTLAQGSLISHEHTTTGTAKLIRLPDGSHTLRLENLDTSNGPDLRVWLTDAPVKEGTAGWRVFDDGKYVSLGKLKGNKGDQNYAIPADVNPSAYTSVTIWCDRFDVSFGAAALTTA from the coding sequence CTGACGGCCCTGGCCCTCCCGGCAGCCCTCCTCCTGGGCCTCGGCCTGTACTGGTTCCAGCCGTGGAAGCTCTGGCAGAACGCAACGGTCCACGAGTCCCTCCCATCGACGTCCTCCTCCTCGCCCACCCTCTCGCCCACCGCCCAGGCGACCCCGCAGCCCCTCGCCCAGACCCTCGCCCAGGGCTCGCTGATCAGCCACGAGCACACCACCACGGGCACGGCGAAACTCATCCGCCTCCCCGACGGCTCCCACACCCTGCGCCTGGAGAACCTCGACACCAGCAACGGCCCGGACCTGCGGGTCTGGCTCACGGACGCCCCGGTGAAGGAGGGCACGGCGGGCTGGCGGGTCTTCGACGACGGCAAGTACGTCAGCCTGGGCAAGCTCAAGGGCAACAAGGGCGACCAGAACTACGCGATCCCGGCCGACGTGAACCCGTCCGCGTACACCAGCGTCACCATCTGGTGCGACCGCTTCGACGTCTCCTTCGGCGCGGCGGCCCTCACGACCGCATAA
- a CDS encoding metal ABC transporter ATP-binding protein: MGGLDVRMEGVGCRHGRVEAVAGVDLEIAAGERVALTGTNGSGKTTLLRAVLGLHPQVSGKILVGGRTGDPAWRRRACAWIPQKPAAGRFPLLGGELLASSGDSRAASEAAGRLGVGPLTGRPLHTLSGGQLQRMYLARAIGCVAAGAGVLLADEPTAALDFAGQDEAADVLAALPVTLVVVTHDRALAERCDRVLEMAAGRLREVR; encoded by the coding sequence ATGGGCGGGCTGGACGTGCGGATGGAGGGGGTGGGCTGCCGGCACGGGCGGGTCGAGGCCGTGGCCGGCGTCGACCTGGAGATCGCCGCCGGCGAGCGCGTCGCGCTGACCGGCACCAACGGATCGGGCAAGACCACCCTGCTGCGCGCCGTCCTCGGACTGCACCCGCAGGTCAGCGGGAAGATCCTGGTCGGCGGCCGTACGGGCGACCCGGCCTGGCGGCGGCGGGCGTGCGCGTGGATCCCGCAGAAGCCCGCCGCCGGACGCTTCCCGCTCCTGGGCGGCGAACTCCTCGCCAGCAGCGGGGACTCCCGCGCGGCCTCCGAGGCCGCCGGCCGGCTGGGGGTGGGACCGCTGACCGGAAGGCCGCTGCACACCCTGTCCGGCGGGCAGTTGCAGCGGATGTACCTGGCCCGGGCGATCGGCTGCGTGGCCGCGGGGGCCGGCGTACTGCTCGCCGACGAGCCGACCGCCGCCCTGGACTTCGCCGGGCAGGACGAGGCCGCCGACGTACTGGCCGCGCTGCCCGTGACGCTCGTCGTCGTCACGCACGACCGGGCGCTCGCGGAACGCTGCGACCGGGTGCTGGAGATGGCCGCCGGACGACTGCGGGAGGTCCGGTGA
- a CDS encoding PGPGW domain-containing protein: MTGRSRSGPLSPLFAFGAVLTAAGAAMYALPGHGLLMCALGALVLATATAVWLAAQHR; this comes from the coding sequence ATGACTGGCCGTTCCCGCAGCGGGCCGCTTTCCCCGCTCTTCGCCTTCGGCGCCGTCCTGACGGCGGCCGGAGCGGCGATGTATGCGCTGCCGGGCCACGGCCTGCTGATGTGCGCCCTGGGAGCTCTCGTCCTCGCCACAGCCACCGCGGTGTGGCTAGCCGCCCAACACCGCTGA
- a CDS encoding SRPBCC domain-containing protein → MTTPATPATPMDTVTLERRIEARPETVFALFTDREKWLSWMGADGTFSFEPGGSYRIRVTGEDVASGRFLTIDPPERLVFTWGWEQGVLPVPAGSTRVEITLEPTDQGTLLHLIHSGLPTSESCEAHAETWQHYTDRLTLRAEGTTPAPDPWPHQPTP, encoded by the coding sequence ATGACGACCCCCGCGACCCCCGCGACGCCGATGGACACCGTCACGCTGGAGCGCCGCATCGAAGCCCGCCCCGAAACCGTCTTCGCCCTCTTCACCGACCGGGAGAAGTGGCTGTCCTGGATGGGCGCCGACGGCACGTTCTCCTTCGAGCCCGGCGGCTCGTACCGCATCCGGGTCACCGGCGAGGACGTGGCCTCCGGCCGCTTCCTGACGATCGACCCGCCGGAGCGCCTCGTCTTCACCTGGGGCTGGGAACAGGGCGTCCTGCCCGTCCCGGCCGGCTCCACCAGGGTGGAGATCACCCTGGAACCCACCGACCAGGGCACCCTGCTCCACCTGATCCACAGCGGCCTGCCCACCTCGGAGTCGTGCGAGGCCCACGCGGAGACCTGGCAGCACTACACCGACCGCCTGACCCTCCGAGCCGAAGGCACCACCCCCGCCCCGGACCCCTGGCCCCACCAGCCCACGCCCTGA
- a CDS encoding metal ABC transporter permease, whose translation MSATLAAVSLASADLGTLLQLAPVQRAGFALLLAAVGLPVIGVVIVGLDIMPVRFAMMHVALLGIAVGLLTGLDPMLCALVACALAGAGVAPLARTPDGLSGAMGLLMSLAIAAALLLLAVSGVNASGAFALLWGSILSVGGADLVVLGVLAVLVPGLFWWRRREVALLLYDRELAQCSGVPVRALTTVLLVLVAVAVAGAIKLTGALLVDALTLLPALAARRLGTSLKSITGWAVGIGVFVNLTGFLIALRLDWPPGPVLVLTAGALVLAVHLVPERRISSWRREPASAALPSSH comes from the coding sequence GTGAGCGCCACCCTCGCGGCCGTCTCCCTGGCGAGCGCCGACCTCGGCACCCTGCTGCAGCTGGCCCCCGTACAGCGGGCGGGCTTCGCCCTGCTGCTGGCCGCCGTCGGGCTGCCCGTGATCGGTGTGGTCATCGTCGGGCTGGACATCATGCCGGTGCGCTTCGCGATGATGCACGTCGCGCTGCTGGGCATCGCCGTCGGACTGCTCACCGGACTGGATCCCATGCTGTGCGCGCTGGTGGCCTGCGCACTGGCCGGAGCCGGAGTCGCCCCGCTGGCCCGGACCCCGGACGGGCTGTCCGGGGCGATGGGGCTGCTGATGAGCCTGGCGATCGCCGCCGCGCTGCTGCTCCTCGCGGTCTCGGGGGTGAACGCCTCGGGCGCGTTCGCGCTGCTGTGGGGCTCGATCCTGTCCGTCGGCGGCGCCGATCTCGTGGTGCTCGGCGTGCTGGCCGTGCTCGTGCCCGGCCTGTTCTGGTGGCGGCGGCGCGAGGTGGCGCTGCTGCTGTACGACCGCGAGCTCGCGCAGTGCTCCGGCGTGCCGGTGCGGGCGCTGACCACCGTCCTGCTGGTGCTCGTCGCGGTCGCGGTCGCCGGGGCCATCAAGCTCACCGGCGCCCTGCTGGTCGACGCGCTGACCCTGCTGCCCGCCCTGGCCGCGCGCCGGCTGGGCACCTCGCTGAAATCGATCACCGGGTGGGCGGTGGGCATCGGCGTCTTCGTGAACCTGACCGGTTTCCTCATCGCCCTCCGGCTGGACTGGCCCCCCGGGCCCGTCCTCGTCCTGACCGCGGGGGCGCTCGTCCTCGCGGTGCACCTCGTACCCGAACGGAGAATCAGCTCATGGCGCCGCGAACCCGCGTCCGCAGCACTTCCCTCCTCGCACTGA